GCAATCGCCTGGCCAGCCTGGGAGTAAGTAGTCGCACTACATCTAGTCACCCGGAGCACAAACGTACTAAATGCCTAAATGCCTTTTTCGGGCTCTCCTATTGCCTTAGAAAAACTTTTCTATTCTCACACGCTTGGTGCGGCTGGATCTAAGCaagaatcaaatcaaattccTGCCCGAGGACTTTGGCCAGCTGGAGCAGTTGCGCCACTTGGACTTGTACAACAATTGCTTGGAGCACCTGCCCATTAGCTTCGGTCAGCTGCGTCGTTTGCGGTACTTGGATCTGAAGGGGAATCCACTGACGCCCGCCTGGGAGAAGATTGTGGGTTGCTGCTCCACGCAAAAGGACTGCCAGCAGGCGGCCAAGAACACAGTAAGTGGCCCTCCACTTGAGTGGCCCTCGAGTGACACAGCTTTGGGCACCATCCAACTTttctccgttttttttttaatttttccattttccaggTCAGCATCTGCGCCAACTACAAGCCGGAATTCATTGAACGCGAACGTTTGGCCGCCCAAGAGAGCCAGAAAATGGCCGGAGCCGGGGATTCCAGTGCCAATGCCGTCCCAACGAATGGCGGTGCAGCCGGCGGAAAGAAGTCAACAAAACCCAATAATAAGAAAGCTAAAGCCAAAAAACTTGCCGGTGGGGGAGACAATGAGCTGACAATCAAACCAGTGAATGtagcaggatcaggaggaacagcaacagcattGGGATCGAAATCATTTCAAAAGAAcaatcaaaagaaaaagaacTCG
This portion of the Drosophila santomea strain STO CAGO 1482 chromosome 3L, Prin_Dsan_1.1, whole genome shotgun sequence genome encodes:
- the LOC120449081 gene encoding leucine-rich repeat-containing protein 59, whose amino-acid sequence is MPKPGDKAKVKVNVKERVVDESCDLSLSELSEIPVREIASFKRVTVLDLSSNRLASLGKNFSILTRLVRLDLSKNQIKFLPEDFGQLEQLRHLDLYNNCLEHLPISFGQLRRLRYLDLKGNPLTPAWEKIVGCCSTQKDCQQAAKNTVSICANYKPEFIERERLAAQESQKMAGAGDSSANAVPTNGGAAGGKKSTKPNNKKAKAKKLAGGGDNELTIKPVNVAGSGGTATALGSKSFQKNNQKKKNSKGDSWLNLLSRAALSSLVTFLVLFIINLLIIYMIMFKNPDIADKLVEYIPHQYRDWILTKTEFFRLRVTDWISEFRTPPEEH